One Dermacentor silvarum isolate Dsil-2018 chromosome 10, BIME_Dsil_1.4, whole genome shotgun sequence genomic window carries:
- the LOC119431866 gene encoding uncharacterized protein LOC119431866 gives MATTYGKLPEFCPDSGNIDVYLERFELFAKANGIDDGKKLEVFLTIIGEKAYVTLRSLLLPKTPTEVKYEDAKKVLQQHYALKRSVVTERYHFYRRNQESNETIAQFLVELKRLAATCSFGNFLQEALRDRLIAGLRSDTIRCRLLALPDDEVTWERVCKVATAMEAAQKDTQDMLCDSAGASNAQLHWQGSQGKPNATSQVLKKTIRKKLQ, from the coding sequence ATGGCCACCACTTACGGCAAGCTGCCGGAGTTCTGCCCGGACTCGGGAAACATCGACGTCTACCTAGAAAGGTTCGAACTATTTGCGAAAGCAAATGGAATAGACGACGGAAAGAAGCTTGAAGTCTTCCTGACCATAATAGGAGAGAAGGCCTACGTGACACTGCGTAGCTTACTGCTGCCGAAAACGCCCACCGAAGTAAAGTACGAAGACGCCAAGAAGGTGCTGCAACAGCACTACGCCCTGAAGCGGTCTGTGGTCACTGAGCGATACCACTTCTACAGGCGGAACCAGGAGTCAAATGAAACCATCGCACAGTTTCTTGTGGAATTGAAGAGGCTCGCCGCGACATGTTCTTTCGGAAATTTCCTCCAAGAAGCGCTACGGGACCGCCTAATTGCCGGACTACGGAGCGACACCATCCGATGCCGTCTTCTTGCCTTGCCCGACGACGAGGTCACCTGGGAACGGGTGTGCAAGGTAGCCACCGCCATGGAGGCTGCACAGAAGGACACCCAGGACATGCTGTGCGACAGCGCCGGGGCCAGCAACGCTCAACTGCACTGGCAAGGAAGCCAAGGGAAGCCTAACGCAACCAGCCAGGTACTAAAAAAAACTATACGCAAAAAACTGCAGTAG